In the genome of Cuculus canorus isolate bCucCan1 chromosome 26, bCucCan1.pri, whole genome shotgun sequence, one region contains:
- the TACC1 gene encoding transforming acidic coiled-coil-containing protein 1 isoform X3, with protein sequence MELAPSSDSEGNFETPEAETPTCSPLKEFCEPPPHPEAGTQEPGGHGDLLVGEAGRDSSPGKHPENEAQPDIGASGANSDTKGDIIPEDSSLTQPPAALGSGAGAGDAAVPAAEPAPVPDAGRAAPEQVMSREDTADAGIGLLETKADAAPWERSPSRDQLGKGKPPPLGRETEGTTEEILVPKASYGFDPEHYNESVNPFVSGGCRLQSSPPASPRRVLHPGSSPDELQGDPAEPRAQVPKPEVDFTERGESTEARRAAPRKGSRIPASKLTPKRQRESPKKTGQDAERGPLEPPRGSPRLGRALWDSPGLNAFSGNSALQNSPTLPKGSYQFDPDNLDSVDPFKPTKTLASTAGNSCPTADNSLNEILESQTLEVQEDLVKGRDSPKKPKSRLITTTEQVKFLCFLLSGCKVKQYETQALVLDACAQDEGPLISEIPAIASRDGHATDEEKLASTTSVQKPPGLEKKGEPEDDLEYFECSNAPVPAAKHAVEAGFEKDISKQLEKDGPGIFPDNPGLCSLDKSPVAITSGSRSESPLDGICLSESEKTAVLTLIREEIITKEIEANEWKRKYEESRQEVLEMRKIVAEYEKTIAQMIEDEQRTNMTSQKNLQQLTMEKDQALADLNSVERSLSDLFRRYENLKGVLEGFKKNEEALKKCAQDYLARVKQEEQRYQALKVHAEEKLDKANEEIAQVRTKAKAESAALHAGLRKEQMKVESLERALQQKNQEIEELTKICDELIAKLGKTD encoded by the exons aGCCTGGTGGCCATGGTGACCTGTTGGTAGGGGAAGCCGGCCGGGACAGCTCGCCTGGGAAGCACCCCGAAAATGAGGCTCAGCCGGACATCGGAGCCTCTGGAGCCAATTCGGATACTAAAGGGGACATCATCCCCGAAGACTCATCCCTGACGCAGcctccagctgccctgggaagcGGGGCTGGCGCTGGCGACGCCGCCGTGCCCGCTGCAGAGCCAGCCCCGGTGCCTGATGCGGGCAGAGCTGCCCCGGAGCAGGTCATGTCGAGGGAGGACACGGCGGATGCTGGGATAGGGCTGCTGGAAACGAAGGCTGATGCTGCACCCTGGGAGCGCTCACCCAGCCGGGACCAGCTCGGGAAAGGGAAACCACCTCCGCTGGGGAGGGAAACAGAAGGAACCACAGAAGAGATCCTGGTGCCCAAAGCATCCTACGGGTTCGACCCTGAGCACTATAATGAGAGTGTAAACCCCTTTGTGTCAGGGGGCTGCCGGCTGCAGAGCTCCCCGCCAGCATCCCCACGCCGTGTCCTGCATCCCGGCAGCAGCCCCGATGAGCTGCAGGGGGACCCCGCAGAGCCCAGAGCACAGGTTCCGAAACCCGAGGTCGATTTTACGGAGCGGGGAGAGAGCACGGAGGCCAGGAGAGCTGCGCCCAGGAAGGGCAGCAGGATCCCGGCTAGCAAGCTGACCCCGAAGCGGCAGCGGGAGTCCCCCAAGAAGACAGGTCAGGATGCAGAGAGGGGTCCCTTGGAGCCGCCCCGGGGCTCCCCACGGCTGGGTCGTGCGCTCTGGGACAGCCCAGGGCTCAACGCCTTCAGTGGCAATTCGGCGCTGCAAAACTCGCCAACGCTCCCGAAGGGCTCTTACCAGTTCGACCCTGACAACTTGGACTCCGTGGATCCCTTTAAGCCCACCAAGACCCTCGCCAGCACCGCTGGCAACTCCTGCCCCACCGCTGATAACAGCCTGAATGAAATCCTCGAGTCTCAGACGCTGGAGGTGCAGGAGGATCTCGTGAAAGGCAGAGACTCCCCGAAGAAGCCCAAGTCACGCTTGATAAC GACTACTGAGCAAGtgaaatttctctgttttctgtt GAGCGGCTGCAAGGTGAAGCAATACGAGACACAGGCCCTGGTCCTGGATGCTTGCGCTCAG GATGAAGGACCGTTGATCTCAGAAATCCCAGCTATTGCCAGTCGGGATGGACACGCCACCGACGAGGAGAAGCTGGCCTCCACCACCTCTGTGCAGAAACCTcctgggctggagaagaaaggcGAACCAGAAGATGACCTGGAGTACTTTGAGTGCTCGAATGCTCCTGTGCCGGCGGCGAAGCATGCTGTGGAGGCAG GCTTTGAAAAGGACATCTCCAAGCAGTTGGAAAAGGATGGGCCTGGCATCTTCCCC GACAATCCTGGGCTGTGCTCCTTGGATAAGTCCCCCGTGGCCATCACCAGCGGGAGCAGGAGCGAGAGTCCCCTGGACGGTATCTGCCTCAGTGAATCCGAGAAGACGGCTGTGCTTACGCTCATCAGGGAGGAG ATAATCACAAAGGAGATCGAAGCGAATGAGTGGAAGAGGAAATACGAAGAGAGCCGCCAGGAAGTCTTAGAGATGAG gaAAATCGTGGCTGAGTACGAGAAGACCATCGCCCAGATGATCG AGGATGAGCAGAGGACAAACATGACGTCTCAGAAGAACCTGCAGCAGCTCACGATGGAGAAGGACCAGGCTCTGGCAGACCTCAACTCCGTGGAGAGATCCCTGTCGGATCTCTTCAGGAGATATGAAAACCTGAAGGGTGTCCTAGAAGGCTTCAAGAAG aatGAAGAAGCTCTGAAGAAGTGCGCTCAAGATTATTTAGCTCGGGTCAAGCAAGAAGAGCAGCGGTATCAGGCCCTGAAAGtccatgcagaagaaaaattagacAA AGCCAACGAGGAGATCGCCCAGGTGCGCACTAAGGCCAAGGCGGAGAGCGCAGCGCTGCACGCCGGGCTGCGCAAGGAGCAGATGAAGGTGGAGTCCCTGGAGAGAGCCCTCCAGCAGAAG AACCAGGAGATTGAGGAGCTAACCAAGATCTGTGACGAGCTGATAGCGAAGCTGGGAAAGACGGACTGA